One Rossellomorea aquimaris DNA window includes the following coding sequences:
- the upp gene encoding uracil phosphoribosyltransferase — MGKVYVFDHPLIQHKLTFIRDKETGTKEFRELVDEVATLMAFEITRDLPLEDIDVETPVSNAKAKTLAGKKLGIVPILRAGLGMVDGILKLIPAAKVGHVGLYRDPETLKPIEYYVKLPSDVEERDFILVDPMLATGGSAVEAINSLKKRGAVSIKFMCLVACPEGVDAIKEAHPDVDIFIAALDEKLNEKGYIVPGLGDAGDRLYGTK, encoded by the coding sequence ATGGGCAAAGTATATGTATTTGATCATCCGTTAATCCAACACAAATTAACGTTTATTCGTGATAAAGAAACAGGTACGAAGGAATTTCGAGAGCTTGTTGATGAAGTAGCGACATTGATGGCGTTTGAAATCACCCGTGATTTACCGTTAGAGGATATTGATGTTGAAACACCAGTAAGCAACGCAAAGGCCAAGACTCTTGCAGGTAAAAAATTAGGGATTGTTCCTATTCTACGAGCAGGGTTAGGAATGGTCGACGGAATTCTTAAACTGATCCCGGCTGCAAAAGTAGGACATGTTGGTTTATATCGTGACCCGGAGACTCTTAAACCGATTGAATATTACGTAAAGCTTCCAAGCGATGTCGAAGAGCGTGACTTCATCCTGGTCGATCCAATGCTTGCAACAGGAGGATCTGCTGTAGAAGCCATCAACTCATTAAAGAAGCGTGGTGCGGTAAGCATCAAGTTCATGTGTCTCGTTGCTTGTCCTGAAGGGGTAGACGCAATCAAGGAAGCGCACCCTGACGTTGATATCTTCATTGCGGCTCTTGATGAGAAGCTTAATGAAAAAGGCTACATCGTTCCTGGTTTAGGGGACGCAGGAGATCGTTTATACGGTACGAAATAA
- the glyA gene encoding serine hydroxymethyltransferase: MSKIAKQDPEIYAAIQDELERQRTKIELIASENFVSEAVMEAQGSVLTNKYAEGYPGRRYYGGCEHVDVAENLARDRAKELFGAEHVNVQPHSGAQANMAVYFTILEQGDTVLGMNLSHGGHLTHGSAVNFSGIQYNFVEYGVDEEKHLINYEDVRQKALEHKPKLIVAGASAYPRAIDFAKFREIADEVGAYLMVDMAHIAGLVAAGLHQNPVPYADFVTTTTHKTLRGPRGGMILCREEFAKKIDKSIFPGIQGGPLMHVISAKAVAFGEALQDSFKDYAQNIIDNANRLGEGLVKEGINLVSGGSDNHLLLIDLRSLGLTGKIAEKVLDEIGITVNKNTIPFDPESPFVTSGVRIGTAAVTSRGFGLEDMDEIASIMALTLKNHEDEAKLEEARKRVIDLTSKFELYPER; this comes from the coding sequence ATGAGTAAGATTGCCAAGCAAGATCCGGAAATTTATGCAGCGATTCAAGATGAATTAGAGCGTCAACGAACAAAAATCGAGTTAATTGCATCTGAAAACTTTGTCAGTGAAGCGGTTATGGAAGCACAAGGCTCCGTTCTGACAAATAAGTATGCAGAAGGGTACCCAGGTCGTCGCTATTATGGTGGCTGTGAGCATGTGGACGTAGCTGAGAATTTGGCTCGCGATCGTGCGAAGGAACTATTTGGAGCAGAACATGTAAACGTTCAGCCTCACTCAGGAGCACAAGCCAATATGGCAGTCTACTTCACGATCCTCGAACAAGGTGATACAGTTCTTGGAATGAACTTATCTCATGGTGGACATCTGACTCACGGAAGTGCCGTCAACTTCAGTGGAATTCAATATAACTTCGTAGAGTATGGTGTGGACGAAGAGAAGCACCTGATCAATTATGAAGATGTTAGACAAAAAGCGTTAGAGCACAAGCCGAAGCTGATCGTAGCGGGAGCAAGTGCATACCCAAGAGCGATCGATTTCGCTAAATTCCGTGAAATCGCTGATGAAGTAGGAGCCTACCTTATGGTGGATATGGCTCATATCGCTGGTCTAGTAGCAGCCGGTCTTCACCAGAACCCGGTTCCTTATGCAGATTTTGTGACAACAACGACTCACAAAACATTGCGCGGACCTCGTGGCGGTATGATACTTTGCAGAGAAGAGTTTGCAAAGAAAATAGACAAGTCTATTTTCCCTGGAATTCAAGGTGGCCCGCTTATGCACGTGATCTCAGCTAAAGCTGTTGCTTTCGGTGAAGCACTGCAGGATTCTTTCAAAGACTATGCGCAGAACATCATTGACAATGCGAACCGTTTAGGTGAAGGTCTTGTAAAAGAAGGAATCAATCTTGTATCAGGTGGATCTGATAACCATCTATTGCTAATCGACCTGCGTTCATTGGGACTGACTGGTAAAATCGCTGAGAAAGTGCTTGATGAAATCGGAATCACCGTTAATAAAAACACGATTCCATTCGATCCGGAAAGTCCATTCGTAACAAGCGGTGTCCGTATTGGTACAGCAGCTGTTACGTCCAGAGGATTCGGGCTAGAAGATATGGACGAAATTGCTTCTATCATGGCGTTGACACTTAAGAACCATGAAGACGAAGCTAAACTGGAAGAAGCACGCAAACGTGTCATCGACCTGACAAGCAAATTTGAATTATATCCAGAAAGATAA
- a CDS encoding TIGR01440 family protein: MEIAQLKEELQKILQDFTNQVPMKKGQVFVVGCSTSEVMGERIGTSGTIEVAEMIFDVLKGWAESVGVSLAFQCCEHLNRAIVLEREVAERKGLDEVTVIPVRKAGGAMATQAYHSFFDPVMVEHIKGDAGIDIGDTFIGMHLKHVAVPIRVSQKSLGEAHVTLAKTRPKLIGGVRAVYE; this comes from the coding sequence ATGGAAATCGCTCAATTAAAGGAAGAACTGCAAAAGATTCTCCAAGATTTCACCAATCAGGTTCCGATGAAAAAAGGACAAGTGTTTGTTGTGGGCTGTTCAACATCAGAAGTGATGGGGGAGCGGATCGGAACATCAGGAACCATTGAAGTAGCAGAAATGATTTTTGATGTACTTAAAGGATGGGCTGAATCTGTTGGTGTTTCACTGGCTTTTCAATGCTGCGAGCACTTAAATCGTGCCATCGTTTTGGAAAGGGAAGTTGCTGAAAGAAAAGGCCTGGATGAGGTCACGGTCATTCCTGTGCGAAAAGCAGGAGGAGCGATGGCGACCCAAGCGTATCATTCCTTTTTTGATCCCGTCATGGTCGAGCATATTAAAGGCGACGCGGGCATCGACATCGGGGATACCTTCATCGGCATGCACCTGAAACACGTAGCCGTCCCGATCCGGGTATCCCAGAAAAGCCTCGGAGAAGCCCACGTCACACTGGCCAAAACCAGACCAAAACTAATAGGTGGAGTCAGAGCTGTGTACGAATAA
- the rpiB gene encoding ribose 5-phosphate isomerase B: MKIAIASDHGGVNIREEIKSLLEDLGLEYEDFGCECGTSVDYPDYAVPVAEKVASGEFDRGILICGTGIGMSISANKVKGIRCALVHDVFSAKATREHNDSNMLAMGERVIGPGLAREIAKQWLVTEFEGGRHANRVGKITAYEDKQ, from the coding sequence ATGAAAATTGCAATTGCATCTGATCACGGCGGGGTAAATATCCGGGAAGAAATCAAATCTTTATTAGAAGATTTAGGCCTGGAATATGAGGATTTCGGTTGTGAGTGTGGAACATCCGTTGACTATCCGGACTATGCAGTGCCTGTTGCGGAGAAGGTAGCGAGCGGTGAATTCGATCGTGGCATTCTGATTTGTGGAACGGGAATCGGTATGAGCATTTCAGCTAATAAGGTCAAGGGAATCCGTTGCGCCCTTGTACATGACGTGTTCAGTGCGAAAGCAACGCGTGAGCATAATGACAGCAATATGTTAGCCATGGGTGAACGTGTTATTGGTCCTGGACTTGCCCGTGAAATTGCTAAACAATGGCTGGTGACAGAATTTGAAGGTGGCCGACATGCCAACCGTGTAGGGAAAATCACGGCATACGAAGACAAACAATAG
- a CDS encoding methyl-accepting chemotaxis protein: MGKERSYKSGLRKKLVFFITLLAVVTYSTSALFIYFIKPTFAPDMNELLFTIMTLGMGVFWSGVLAFIAAGFIVKPLQRLEQVALKAAEGDIAVEVEVPKSDDEIRSLALAFNRMLHNLRDMVSSIDENFTKTNSNVIELSKASESASTQADSISKTISEISAGAESSAVAIQTTAESVEDVIRIAQEVQNHSKSSEQMSKHMVTELQGSKEVIHSLVEGITRLARGNEDSLDAVRRLEDNAKKVEQIIQLVGDIANQTNLLALNASIEAARAGEHGKGFAVVAEEVRKLADESGKAVQGISDLIKNIQTEVGNVVGQITTQVDSANSEVKKGTQTNEMIETMTKTIHEVADAVQNISVLVDQQMDSIQLTSQQSQEVAAIAEETSAGALEVSASTKEQAAVMGDVEKLALNLKEQAESLKSTITRFHL, encoded by the coding sequence ATGGGGAAAGAGAGAAGCTACAAATCGGGTCTTAGAAAGAAATTGGTCTTCTTTATCACGCTTCTTGCGGTGGTGACGTATTCCACAAGTGCACTTTTTATTTATTTTATCAAACCTACTTTTGCACCGGATATGAACGAACTTTTATTTACGATCATGACGCTGGGAATGGGAGTGTTCTGGTCAGGTGTGCTTGCCTTTATTGCAGCGGGATTCATCGTCAAACCACTACAGCGTTTGGAACAGGTTGCGTTAAAAGCGGCTGAAGGGGACATCGCTGTGGAAGTGGAGGTGCCGAAGTCAGATGATGAAATCCGGTCACTCGCATTGGCCTTCAATCGCATGCTGCATAATTTGCGCGACATGGTGTCGAGTATCGACGAAAATTTCACCAAAACAAATTCGAATGTAATCGAGCTGTCGAAAGCATCGGAATCAGCTTCCACTCAAGCGGATTCCATTTCCAAAACGATCAGCGAAATTTCAGCAGGTGCTGAAAGCTCGGCAGTGGCGATTCAAACGACGGCTGAATCGGTGGAGGATGTGATCCGGATCGCACAGGAAGTACAGAATCACTCTAAATCATCAGAACAAATGTCAAAGCATATGGTGACGGAGCTTCAAGGAAGCAAGGAAGTCATTCATTCCCTGGTAGAAGGCATCACTCGACTTGCAAGAGGAAATGAAGATTCTTTAGACGCCGTTCGCCGATTGGAAGACAATGCGAAAAAAGTGGAACAGATCATTCAATTAGTCGGGGATATCGCGAACCAGACCAATCTTCTCGCATTAAATGCCTCCATTGAAGCGGCACGTGCAGGAGAGCACGGTAAGGGATTTGCAGTTGTCGCCGAGGAAGTTCGCAAACTGGCAGATGAAAGCGGCAAAGCAGTTCAAGGGATCTCGGACCTCATCAAGAACATTCAAACTGAGGTTGGAAATGTGGTTGGACAGATCACGACTCAAGTTGACTCTGCAAATTCTGAAGTGAAAAAAGGAACACAGACAAACGAGATGATCGAAACGATGACGAAGACGATTCATGAAGTAGCGGATGCCGTTCAAAATATATCCGTTCTTGTAGATCAGCAAATGGACAGCATTCAATTGACTTCCCAGCAATCCCAGGAAGTTGCGGCAATTGCAGAGGAAACCTCCGCGGGGGCTCTGGAAGTGTCAGCCTCCACTAAAGAACAAGCGGCTGTGATGGGTGATGTAGAAAAGTTGGCATTGAATCTGAAAGAGCAGGCAGAATCATTGAAGAGTACGATTACGCGTTTTCATTTATAA
- a CDS encoding low molecular weight protein arginine phosphatase, which yields MNILFVCTGNTCRSPMAEAVLKHKGAEGFDVKSAGVFAMDGSDASFQTKEVLKENDIIHRHQSSSLSKENLDWASYIFTMTSNHKRAIVDQYPHVADKIFTLKEFVHEDPADLDVSDPYGGSVDIYRHTYRELDSLIEELIKKLG from the coding sequence ATGAATATTTTATTTGTTTGTACAGGGAATACGTGCCGGAGTCCTATGGCAGAGGCGGTTTTGAAGCATAAGGGTGCAGAGGGGTTTGATGTGAAATCTGCGGGCGTTTTTGCCATGGACGGAAGTGATGCTTCATTTCAGACTAAAGAAGTGCTGAAAGAGAACGATATAATACATAGACACCAATCGAGTTCGCTCTCGAAGGAGAACCTGGATTGGGCTTCCTATATTTTCACGATGACTTCGAATCATAAGCGGGCAATTGTGGATCAGTATCCACATGTGGCGGACAAAATTTTCACGTTGAAAGAGTTTGTCCATGAAGATCCTGCAGATTTGGATGTATCGGATCCATATGGGGGAAGTGTGGACATCTATAGACATACATACAGAGAGCTGGATTCATTGATTGAGGAGTTAATTAAAAAGCTGGGTTGA
- a CDS encoding manganese efflux pump MntP family protein, with translation MTTIIGELITLMLMAFALGMDAFSIGIGMGMFQLRLKQILYIGLVVGIFHVWMPMLGMMTGKFLSETFGAFAGYAGGLLLIVLGIQMFMSSFKEEETTLISPVGFGLVLFALSVSLDSFSVGLTLGIFGARTAVALFCFGIAATVLTWAGLLIGRKFQGVLGTYSEALGGSILFAFGIKLLLPI, from the coding sequence ATGACAACGATTATTGGAGAACTGATTACCTTGATGTTAATGGCATTTGCTCTTGGGATGGATGCCTTTTCGATCGGAATCGGGATGGGTATGTTTCAGCTGAGATTAAAGCAAATCTTATATATAGGGTTGGTCGTCGGGATCTTTCATGTCTGGATGCCAATGCTTGGGATGATGACGGGGAAATTTTTATCCGAAACGTTCGGTGCCTTTGCGGGGTATGCGGGTGGGCTGCTTTTGATCGTATTAGGAATACAAATGTTCATGTCCAGCTTTAAAGAAGAGGAGACGACGCTCATTTCCCCGGTAGGATTTGGTTTAGTGCTTTTTGCTTTGAGTGTAAGCCTGGACAGCTTTTCCGTTGGATTGACTCTGGGGATATTCGGTGCCAGGACAGCGGTTGCCCTCTTCTGCTTTGGAATAGCGGCGACGGTGCTGACATGGGCTGGTTTATTGATAGGCCGTAAATTTCAAGGGGTACTCGGGACATATAGTGAGGCACTTGGGGGAAGTATTTTGTTTGCGTTTGGGATTAAGCTTCTGCTGCCGATATGA
- a CDS encoding L-threonylcarbamoyladenylate synthase: MKHWIVERDVDNNESYPQIVDAAKILQQNEVVAFPTETVYGLGANAKSDTAVEKIFEAKGRPSDNPLIVHISNKNQLDGLVAEVPSDAANLIDAFWPGPLTIIFKNKENVFSQKVTAGLPTVGIRMPDHPVALAIIEASGLPIAAPSANRSGKPSPTTAQHVIDDLEERIAGLVDGGETGVGVESTVVDCTGPRPVILRPGGVTREQLEEVVGIVEVDPSLKEGKGAPKSPGMKYTHYAPDAPVYLVDGTRADLQKLVDDKKAEGLKVGVLTTEEFVDDFQADVILTVGRREDLTTVARNLYDTLRAFNKSDVDIIFAEMFPEEGVGLAIMNRLQKAAGYQVIKG, translated from the coding sequence ATGAAACATTGGATTGTGGAAAGAGATGTGGATAACAATGAAAGTTATCCACAAATTGTGGATGCAGCGAAGATCCTTCAACAGAATGAGGTGGTGGCGTTCCCGACAGAGACGGTTTATGGTCTGGGTGCCAATGCAAAATCAGATACGGCTGTGGAGAAAATCTTCGAAGCGAAGGGAAGACCATCGGATAATCCACTGATTGTCCACATATCAAATAAAAATCAGTTGGATGGACTTGTAGCAGAGGTCCCATCTGATGCAGCGAACCTCATCGATGCTTTTTGGCCGGGTCCATTAACGATTATTTTTAAAAATAAGGAAAATGTATTTTCTCAAAAAGTAACAGCGGGTTTACCGACTGTGGGGATCCGGATGCCTGATCACCCTGTAGCCCTGGCAATCATTGAAGCGTCTGGACTCCCGATTGCGGCACCAAGCGCCAACCGCTCAGGAAAACCAAGTCCGACAACGGCTCAGCATGTCATCGATGATCTGGAAGAACGGATTGCAGGATTGGTCGACGGAGGGGAAACAGGTGTGGGTGTCGAGTCGACAGTAGTGGATTGTACGGGACCAAGGCCAGTCATTTTACGTCCCGGAGGAGTCACCAGGGAACAGCTGGAAGAAGTGGTCGGTATAGTGGAAGTGGATCCTTCTTTAAAAGAAGGGAAGGGTGCTCCGAAATCCCCTGGAATGAAATATACGCACTATGCCCCTGATGCTCCTGTGTATTTGGTGGATGGTACGAGGGCAGATCTTCAGAAATTAGTAGATGACAAAAAAGCAGAAGGTCTCAAAGTAGGAGTATTAACAACGGAAGAATTCGTGGATGACTTCCAGGCAGACGTCATTCTCACGGTTGGTCGGAGAGAAGACCTAACAACAGTCGCTCGAAATCTCTACGATACGCTGCGTGCTTTTAATAAAAGTGACGTAGATATTATTTTCGCCGAAATGTTTCCCGAAGAAGGGGTTGGGCTGGCGATTATGAACAGGCTTCAGAAAGCTGCCGGGTACCAGGTGATAAAAGGATAA